In Paroedura picta isolate Pp20150507F chromosome 12, Ppicta_v3.0, whole genome shotgun sequence, one DNA window encodes the following:
- the LOC143821517 gene encoding carboxyl-terminal PDZ ligand of neuronal nitric oxide synthase protein-like isoform X1 gives MPVKLKNRYNLVDDAGDSRVPLHNEEAFQHGIHFQAKYIGSLDVPRPSSRVEIVAAMRKIRYEFKAKNIKKKKVSIIVSVDGVKVILRKKQKVGLCSAASVCKRREAPHSRRKEWSWDEGKMVVMHDPVYRIFYVSHDSQDLKIFSYIARDGTNNSFRCNVFKSKKKTQAMRVVRTVGQAFEVCHKLSLQHALQNADGQADGASNNSVEDPPLEGLQLEGPPMADRENTPADSEALRVPDCGACELPSAMPDLGVLKPGQSLKERNSQDSESHPLHPSALQPLVSPASPCASASVTPLASQHCLQLLQHRLLQQQQQTQVAVAQVQLLKDQLSAETTARIEAQARVRQLLLTNRDLLQHVSLLVKQLKELEIKVQLRHPVDRSLQNLTLAQSLSLNLKNHYSLEINLPSTSTPASVLGSPVTRPSICESYLNLASLEKGSGLPSRTESEEHLVVLEGPDGLRSVEGSEAADCSMLNGAGPQKCNGSSFPLREERLQPFIPKLNPPPPTLRRRSSKTTSPSLEAEAAPANSAANPGASTFTSIAIFSLSDLEPESRTQGGRVGGSIESRGHLSQDRVREDRCTLLAKGILGRMDKGPIRDLDSTLDSTRPFSLAGNETCLHISLSEEELDNAGACIARA, from the exons TATGAATTCAAAGCCAAGaatatcaagaagaagaaagtgAGCATTATCGTCtctgtggatggggtgaaggTGATCTTGCGCAAGAAGCAGAAGGTGGGCCTCTGCTCAGCTGCCTCAGTGTGCAAAAGAAGAGAAGCTCCTCATTCAAGA AGGAAGGAATGGTCTTGGGACGAGGGCAAGATGGTGGTGATGCATGACCCGGTTTACAG AATCTTCTATGTATCGCACGATTCCCAGGACCTCAAGATCTTCAGCTACATTGCCAGGGATGGCACCAACAATTCCTTCCGCTGCAACGTCTTCAAATCTAAGAAGAAG ACTCAGGCCATGCGTGTGGTGCGGACAGTGGGCCAAGCCTTTGAGGTGTGCCATAAACTGAGCCTCCAGCATGCACTCCAGAATGCGGATGGGCAAGCTGATGGTGCCAGCAACAACTCAGTAGAAGACCCACCGTTGGAAG GTCTCCAGCTGGAAGGGCCTCCCATGGCTGACAGAGAGAACACCCCTGCTGACTCCGAGGCCCTGCGTGTTCCTGACTGCGGGGCTTGTGAGCTGCCCTCGGCCATGCCAGACCTGGGAGTGCTGAAACCTGGACAGAGCCTGAAGGAAAGGAATAGCCAG GATAGCGAGAGCCACCCTCTCCACCCCTCCGCTTTGCAGCCCCTGGTGAGCCCTGCCAGCCCCTGTGCCTCTGCCTCAGTCACTCCACTTGCTTCCCAGCACTGCCTGCAGCTCCTGCAGCACCGGCTCctccagcaacagcagcagaccCAGGTGGCCGTTGCTCAG GTGCAGCTTCTGAAGGACCAGCTGTCGGCTGAGACCACAGCCCGCATCGAGGCTCAGGCCCGCGTCCGCCAGCTGCTCCTGACCAACCGGGACCTGCTGCAGCATGTTTCCTTGCTGGTGAAGCAACTCAAGGAGCTGGAAATTAAGGTGCAGCTGCGGCATCCAG TTGACCGCTCGCTGCAGAACttgactttggcccagtcgctcTCCCTCAACTTGAAGAACCACTACAGCCTAGAAATCAATCTGCCCTCCACCTCTACTCCTGCCAGTGTCCTGGGCAGCCCCGTGACGCGGCCGAGCATCTGTGAATCCTACCTGAACCTTGCCAGCCTGGAGAAGGGCAGCGGGCTGCCCAGCCGCACTGAGAGCGAGGAGCACCTCGTGGTGCTGGAGGGCCCGGATGGGCTCCGCAGCGTCGAGGGCTCGGAGGCCGCCGACTGCAGCATGCTCAATGGGGCTGGACCACAGAAGTGCAACGGCTCAAGCTTTCCACTGCGAGAGGAGAG GTTGCAGCCTTTCATCCCCAAGCTGAACCCACCTCCGCCCACTCTGAGGAGGAGATCTAGTAAAACCACCTCTCCCAGCCTGGAAGCAGAGGCCGCGCCCGCCAACTCCGCAGCCAATCCCGGGGCCTCCACATTCACCAGCATTGCCATCTTCTCCCTCTCTGACTTAGAGCCGGAGTCCAGGACACAGGGAGGACGCGTTGGCGGCAGCATCGAAAGCCGAGGGCATCTAAGCCAGGACCGGGTCAGGGAGGACAGATGCACCCTGCTGGCGAAGGGCATTTTGGGCCGGATGGACAAGGGCCCCATTAGGGATTTGGACAGCACTCTGGACAGCACGCGGCCCTTCTCCTTGGCGGGCAATGAGACCTGCTTGCACATCAGCCTCTCCGAGGAAGAGCTGGACAATGCCGGGGCTTGTATCGCTCGTGCTTAA
- the LOC143821517 gene encoding carboxyl-terminal PDZ ligand of neuronal nitric oxide synthase protein-like isoform X2 — protein MPVKLKNRYNLVDDAGDSRVPLHNEEAFQHGIHFQAKYIGSLDVPRPSSRVEIVAAMRKIRYEFKAKNIKKKKVSIIVSVDGVKVILRKKQKRKEWSWDEGKMVVMHDPVYRIFYVSHDSQDLKIFSYIARDGTNNSFRCNVFKSKKKTQAMRVVRTVGQAFEVCHKLSLQHALQNADGQADGASNNSVEDPPLEGLQLEGPPMADRENTPADSEALRVPDCGACELPSAMPDLGVLKPGQSLKERNSQDSESHPLHPSALQPLVSPASPCASASVTPLASQHCLQLLQHRLLQQQQQTQVAVAQVQLLKDQLSAETTARIEAQARVRQLLLTNRDLLQHVSLLVKQLKELEIKVQLRHPVDRSLQNLTLAQSLSLNLKNHYSLEINLPSTSTPASVLGSPVTRPSICESYLNLASLEKGSGLPSRTESEEHLVVLEGPDGLRSVEGSEAADCSMLNGAGPQKCNGSSFPLREERLQPFIPKLNPPPPTLRRRSSKTTSPSLEAEAAPANSAANPGASTFTSIAIFSLSDLEPESRTQGGRVGGSIESRGHLSQDRVREDRCTLLAKGILGRMDKGPIRDLDSTLDSTRPFSLAGNETCLHISLSEEELDNAGACIARA, from the exons TATGAATTCAAAGCCAAGaatatcaagaagaagaaagtgAGCATTATCGTCtctgtggatggggtgaaggTGATCTTGCGCAAGAAGCAGAAG AGGAAGGAATGGTCTTGGGACGAGGGCAAGATGGTGGTGATGCATGACCCGGTTTACAG AATCTTCTATGTATCGCACGATTCCCAGGACCTCAAGATCTTCAGCTACATTGCCAGGGATGGCACCAACAATTCCTTCCGCTGCAACGTCTTCAAATCTAAGAAGAAG ACTCAGGCCATGCGTGTGGTGCGGACAGTGGGCCAAGCCTTTGAGGTGTGCCATAAACTGAGCCTCCAGCATGCACTCCAGAATGCGGATGGGCAAGCTGATGGTGCCAGCAACAACTCAGTAGAAGACCCACCGTTGGAAG GTCTCCAGCTGGAAGGGCCTCCCATGGCTGACAGAGAGAACACCCCTGCTGACTCCGAGGCCCTGCGTGTTCCTGACTGCGGGGCTTGTGAGCTGCCCTCGGCCATGCCAGACCTGGGAGTGCTGAAACCTGGACAGAGCCTGAAGGAAAGGAATAGCCAG GATAGCGAGAGCCACCCTCTCCACCCCTCCGCTTTGCAGCCCCTGGTGAGCCCTGCCAGCCCCTGTGCCTCTGCCTCAGTCACTCCACTTGCTTCCCAGCACTGCCTGCAGCTCCTGCAGCACCGGCTCctccagcaacagcagcagaccCAGGTGGCCGTTGCTCAG GTGCAGCTTCTGAAGGACCAGCTGTCGGCTGAGACCACAGCCCGCATCGAGGCTCAGGCCCGCGTCCGCCAGCTGCTCCTGACCAACCGGGACCTGCTGCAGCATGTTTCCTTGCTGGTGAAGCAACTCAAGGAGCTGGAAATTAAGGTGCAGCTGCGGCATCCAG TTGACCGCTCGCTGCAGAACttgactttggcccagtcgctcTCCCTCAACTTGAAGAACCACTACAGCCTAGAAATCAATCTGCCCTCCACCTCTACTCCTGCCAGTGTCCTGGGCAGCCCCGTGACGCGGCCGAGCATCTGTGAATCCTACCTGAACCTTGCCAGCCTGGAGAAGGGCAGCGGGCTGCCCAGCCGCACTGAGAGCGAGGAGCACCTCGTGGTGCTGGAGGGCCCGGATGGGCTCCGCAGCGTCGAGGGCTCGGAGGCCGCCGACTGCAGCATGCTCAATGGGGCTGGACCACAGAAGTGCAACGGCTCAAGCTTTCCACTGCGAGAGGAGAG GTTGCAGCCTTTCATCCCCAAGCTGAACCCACCTCCGCCCACTCTGAGGAGGAGATCTAGTAAAACCACCTCTCCCAGCCTGGAAGCAGAGGCCGCGCCCGCCAACTCCGCAGCCAATCCCGGGGCCTCCACATTCACCAGCATTGCCATCTTCTCCCTCTCTGACTTAGAGCCGGAGTCCAGGACACAGGGAGGACGCGTTGGCGGCAGCATCGAAAGCCGAGGGCATCTAAGCCAGGACCGGGTCAGGGAGGACAGATGCACCCTGCTGGCGAAGGGCATTTTGGGCCGGATGGACAAGGGCCCCATTAGGGATTTGGACAGCACTCTGGACAGCACGCGGCCCTTCTCCTTGGCGGGCAATGAGACCTGCTTGCACATCAGCCTCTCCGAGGAAGAGCTGGACAATGCCGGGGCTTGTATCGCTCGTGCTTAA